In Thermotomaculum hydrothermale, a single genomic region encodes these proteins:
- the mnmG gene encoding tRNA uridine-5-carboxymethylaminomethyl(34) synthesis enzyme MnmG, producing the protein MIYFDVVVIGAGHAGCEAGYATAKMGFKTCLLTINLDVVGQMSCNPAIGGLAKGHIVREIDALGGLMAKIIDKTGIQFRMLNKSRGPAVQAPRAQADKVMYRLEMRKALEETENLYLIQDIAERIVVKNGEVSEVILESGNVISCKKLIVSTGTFLGGKIFIGDKTYPAGRTNEIPSTTLADSLKDLGFELIRFKTGTPARVHRDSIDFSKMERQDGDEPPPFFSFNPPKRKVEQIPCYLTYTNEKTHEIIFKNIHRSSLFSGLIQGIGPRYCPSIEDKLKKFPDRERHQVFLEPESRYTVEYYVNGVSTSLPVEVQYEYLRTIKGLENVEILRPGYAIEYFSINPLSLKVSLESKEIKGLYFAGQINGTSGYEEAAGQGLIAGINAALALKDREPVVLGRDQAYIGVMIDDLVTKGVDEPYRMFTSRSEYRLLLDHYTADKRLMPIGHSVGLIDDETYNRMLEKYEKIEKYLREVVSLPVKKALNGDFFTHFSSIDKSKVHTLEKLLKRPEISFEMIAPYLREGYLTEYETEVETAVKYKGYIEREMRRVEKSKDLEKVKIPEDFNYNISGLSREVREKLEKVRPVNLAQASRIPGVTPASISILYLTLTKKRK; encoded by the coding sequence ATGATTTACTTTGATGTTGTTGTCATAGGTGCAGGGCATGCCGGATGCGAGGCAGGCTATGCTACTGCTAAAATGGGGTTTAAGACCTGTCTTTTAACCATTAACCTTGATGTGGTAGGCCAAATGTCCTGTAACCCTGCAATAGGAGGGCTTGCTAAGGGGCATATAGTGAGGGAGATTGATGCCTTAGGCGGGTTAATGGCAAAGATTATAGATAAGACAGGGATACAGTTTAGAATGCTGAATAAAAGCAGGGGCCCAGCAGTACAGGCACCTAGGGCTCAAGCCGACAAAGTTATGTACAGGCTTGAAATGAGAAAGGCGCTTGAAGAGACAGAAAACCTTTATTTAATACAGGATATTGCAGAGAGAATAGTTGTTAAAAATGGCGAGGTTTCTGAGGTTATACTTGAATCAGGCAATGTTATTTCCTGTAAAAAGTTAATTGTTTCAACAGGTACTTTTTTAGGTGGAAAGATTTTTATAGGGGATAAAACATACCCTGCGGGAAGAACAAATGAGATACCTTCCACAACACTTGCTGATTCTTTGAAAGATTTAGGTTTTGAATTAATCAGATTTAAAACTGGTACCCCTGCAAGGGTTCACAGGGATTCTATAGATTTTTCCAAAATGGAAAGACAGGATGGAGATGAACCACCTCCGTTTTTCTCTTTCAATCCACCAAAAAGAAAGGTAGAGCAGATTCCCTGCTATTTAACTTACACAAATGAGAAAACCCACGAGATAATTTTCAAAAATATTCATCGCTCTTCCCTTTTTTCAGGTTTAATTCAGGGGATAGGCCCAAGGTATTGCCCCTCAATTGAGGACAAACTTAAAAAATTCCCCGATAGAGAAAGGCATCAGGTTTTTTTAGAGCCTGAGTCAAGGTACACTGTTGAATACTATGTTAATGGAGTATCCACCTCACTTCCTGTTGAAGTACAGTATGAGTATTTAAGGACAATTAAGGGTCTTGAAAATGTTGAAATTTTAAGGCCAGGCTACGCGATTGAATATTTTTCAATAAATCCTTTAAGTTTGAAGGTTTCCCTTGAATCAAAAGAGATAAAAGGGCTTTACTTTGCAGGCCAGATAAACGGAACTTCTGGATATGAAGAAGCTGCAGGCCAGGGTTTGATTGCAGGGATTAACGCAGCCTTAGCCTTAAAGGACAGAGAGCCTGTTGTTTTAGGGAGAGACCAGGCTTACATCGGCGTTATGATAGATGACCTTGTTACAAAAGGGGTTGATGAGCCTTACAGAATGTTTACCTCAAGGAGTGAATACAGGCTTTTGCTTGACCATTATACTGCTGACAAAAGGCTTATGCCCATTGGCCATAGTGTTGGGCTAATTGATGATGAAACCTATAATAGGATGCTTGAAAAGTACGAAAAAATTGAAAAATACTTAAGGGAAGTTGTATCTTTGCCGGTAAAAAAAGCCTTAAATGGAGACTTTTTTACTCATTTTTCATCCATTGATAAATCAAAAGTTCATACCCTTGAAAAATTATTAAAAAGGCCTGAAATTAGTTTTGAGATGATAGCCCCCTATTTAAGAGAAGGTTATTTAACTGAATATGAGACTGAGGTGGAGACGGCAGTTAAATATAAGGGTTATATTGAAAGGGAAATGAGAAGGGTTGAAAAATCAAAAGACCTGGAAAAGGTTAAAATACCGGAAGATTTTAATTACAATATTTCAGGCTTGTCAAGAGAGGTAAGGGAAAAGCTTGAAAAGGTTCGCCCTGTTAATCTTGCCCAGGCTTCAAGAATCCCCGGGGTAACCCCTGCGTCAATATCAATTCTTTATTTAACTTTAACAAAAAAAAGAAAGTAA
- the mnmE gene encoding tRNA uridine-5-carboxymethylaminomethyl(34) synthesis GTPase MnmE: MKNTIVAIATPPGKGGVGIVRVSGENSLKIAKRFFSPVPDNLEHSRMYFGKFKGEVEDTGYLVYFKSPKSYTGEDTVEFHLHGSPYILYSVVSSIINSGLARLAEPGEFTKRALFNGKINLIDAEAINTIISAENSYQAKVLSNLSGRLSDFVLNLKDNLIKSIAFLEASIEYPEEEETEDAVERAVPIVREALKSLENVLQVYEKSRFIFKGAKVVIAGKPNVGKSSLLNAIAGFERAIVTEIPGTTTDSIEVDIEYRGIKFSFVDTAGIREASGLVENLGIERTFKELEESDLILYLFDSSDKDFVLPDGFERFNSKIIKVLNKIDLFDIVEFNGLKISAKKKTGIDKLLDTVFDFFNKIDFSENFVFSERQYSSLKQAESVLLKFLDIAEDKVLPEVGVAVIGEAVEILESVIGEVTTDNILDSVFGNFCLGK, translated from the coding sequence ATGAAAAACACCATAGTAGCAATTGCTACCCCTCCTGGTAAAGGAGGGGTGGGGATTGTCAGGGTATCTGGAGAAAACTCTCTAAAAATTGCCAAACGATTTTTTTCCCCTGTTCCTGATAATTTGGAACATTCCAGAATGTATTTCGGAAAATTCAAAGGAGAGGTTGAAGACACAGGATACCTTGTATATTTTAAATCACCTAAATCATACACTGGGGAAGACACTGTTGAATTTCACCTTCATGGTTCTCCGTATATTCTTTACTCTGTTGTTTCAAGTATTATAAATTCAGGATTGGCTAGGCTTGCAGAACCTGGTGAGTTCACCAAGAGAGCACTGTTTAACGGAAAGATAAATTTAATAGATGCTGAGGCTATAAATACCATAATAAGTGCTGAAAACAGTTATCAGGCAAAGGTTTTATCCAATTTGTCTGGTAGGCTATCAGATTTTGTTTTAAATTTAAAAGATAATTTAATAAAATCAATTGCTTTTTTAGAAGCTTCGATTGAATATCCCGAAGAGGAAGAAACCGAAGATGCTGTGGAAAGAGCTGTACCAATTGTGAGAGAAGCACTTAAATCATTGGAGAATGTTTTACAGGTGTATGAAAAATCAAGGTTTATTTTTAAAGGTGCAAAGGTTGTCATTGCCGGAAAACCTAATGTTGGTAAGTCCTCCCTGTTAAATGCCATTGCAGGATTTGAAAGGGCAATAGTCACTGAAATTCCCGGCACAACAACAGATTCAATTGAGGTTGATATTGAATATAGAGGGATTAAATTTTCTTTTGTTGATACCGCTGGTATAAGAGAGGCAAGTGGATTAGTTGAAAATTTAGGAATTGAGAGAACCTTTAAAGAACTTGAAGAATCAGATTTGATTCTTTACCTTTTTGATTCATCAGATAAAGACTTTGTGTTACCAGATGGGTTTGAACGGTTCAACTCTAAGATAATAAAGGTCTTAAATAAAATAGACTTGTTTGATATTGTTGAATTTAACGGCTTGAAAATATCAGCTAAAAAGAAAACAGGGATTGATAAACTTCTTGATACTGTTTTTGATTTTTTTAACAAAATAGATTTTTCTGAAAACTTTGTTTTCTCTGAAAGGCAGTATTCTTCTTTGAAACAGGCTGAATCAGTGTTGTTAAAATTTCTTGATATTGCTGAGGATAAAGTATTGCCTGAGGTTGGCGTTGCCGTTATTGGAGAAGCTGTTGAAATACTTGAAAGCGTTATTGGAGAGGTAACAACTGATAATATTCTTGATAGTGTTTTTGGAAACTTCTGTCTTGGGAAATAG
- a CDS encoding Jag family protein, whose product MNLSKKLFSGKDVEDALEKASLYYNVNPELIHYTVITTDNSLFSPLAGEVTIRIDAIGKSSKGKVKPEGSEKVENLLNSWFKLAGFNVSSYFSRVKDGIEFEIKGEDEELFLDENGALLDAFQHLVNKAVTKGSDSKPVVLECRSFRFNRVKELREMAKKAAEKVKSLGKPYIFSPMNPAERRQIHITLKDDKFVATESLGNGFLKKVKVYLKKKK is encoded by the coding sequence ATGAATTTATCAAAGAAATTGTTTTCTGGAAAAGATGTGGAGGACGCCCTTGAAAAGGCTTCTCTTTATTACAATGTAAACCCTGAATTGATACATTATACTGTTATAACTACTGATAACTCCCTGTTCAGTCCCCTTGCTGGTGAGGTAACTATTAGAATAGATGCTATTGGCAAAAGTAGCAAAGGTAAAGTAAAACCAGAAGGCTCTGAAAAGGTTGAAAATCTTTTAAATAGCTGGTTTAAATTAGCTGGTTTTAATGTTTCCTCTTATTTTTCGAGGGTTAAAGATGGTATTGAATTTGAGATAAAAGGGGAAGATGAAGAGCTTTTTCTTGATGAAAATGGGGCATTACTTGATGCCTTCCAGCATCTTGTAAATAAAGCAGTAACAAAGGGCAGTGATTCAAAGCCAGTTGTACTTGAATGCAGAAGTTTTAGATTTAACAGGGTTAAAGAATTAAGAGAAATGGCAAAAAAGGCTGCTGAAAAGGTAAAGAGTTTAGGTAAGCCTTATATCTTTTCCCCAATGAATCCTGCTGAAAGAAGACAGATTCATATAACTTTAAAGGATGACAAATTTGTTGCAACTGAAAGCCTGGGCAATGGTTTTTTAAAAAAAGTTAAGGTTTATCTTAAGAAGAAAAAATGA
- the yidC gene encoding membrane protein insertase YidC, translating into MEKRTVIAIVLAIVFIIAWQKFVVEKYMPKKPIQGKKVEQVEKKNLKNDNVITDEKISEGKLGSKENLIKDNLKTEEKDSDSLFFDSNQSVEERDFVLENDLIKVVFTNKGGVAKSIILKKYKEKSGQNYDLVNKTIDFDKPFAIYQGDNSLEKIIFHGEKDGNTLIFTYSKDGKTIKKVFKLNNDYTVDFSLEGLKNAYISLGAGLNSSEKAKSRYSTEDEIAYYFDGDVERISKKKIKKEKIPVEAKWVAIENRYFAKILTPEKGFKDLKPELYSYKEGDKTYSVCSLKASLKGSFKGKFYLGPKEYERLGALGKSYKELVNFGWFGAFGKWLFILLKWINKFVGNWGWSIVIFTILVRIVLFPLNSAGLKSAQKMKDLQPKVKAIQEKYKKYGNDMTMKAKMNQELQELYKKEGVNPLGGCLPMLIQIPIFFAIYSLLLNIIDLRMAPWIGWIKDLSAHDPYFVLPIAMGVTQLIVQLLTPATGDKNQQRMMLIMPIVITFVLIYAPSGLLLYWTTNNIFQIFQQLILNKQMKMAA; encoded by the coding sequence ATGGAAAAACGAACGGTAATTGCAATTGTCCTTGCCATTGTGTTTATTATTGCATGGCAGAAGTTTGTTGTTGAAAAGTATATGCCAAAAAAACCTATTCAGGGTAAGAAGGTTGAACAAGTAGAGAAAAAGAATCTTAAGAATGATAATGTTATCACCGATGAGAAGATATCAGAGGGGAAATTAGGTAGCAAGGAGAATTTAATCAAAGATAACCTTAAAACGGAAGAAAAAGACTCTGATAGCTTGTTTTTTGATTCAAACCAATCTGTTGAAGAAAGAGATTTTGTACTTGAAAACGATTTAATAAAAGTTGTTTTCACCAATAAAGGTGGAGTAGCTAAGTCTATTATACTGAAAAAATACAAGGAGAAATCAGGGCAGAATTATGATTTAGTAAATAAAACTATTGATTTTGATAAACCTTTTGCCATTTATCAGGGGGATAATTCCCTTGAAAAAATTATCTTTCATGGTGAAAAAGATGGTAATACTTTAATTTTCACATACTCAAAAGATGGAAAAACCATTAAAAAGGTATTTAAATTAAATAATGACTACACAGTTGATTTTAGTTTAGAAGGATTAAAAAATGCTTATATTTCACTTGGAGCAGGCTTAAACTCTTCTGAAAAGGCAAAAAGCAGGTACTCAACAGAAGATGAGATAGCTTATTACTTTGATGGAGATGTTGAAAGAATTTCCAAGAAAAAAATAAAAAAAGAAAAAATACCAGTTGAGGCAAAGTGGGTTGCAATTGAAAACAGGTATTTTGCTAAAATTTTGACCCCTGAAAAAGGCTTTAAAGACTTAAAACCTGAGCTTTATTCTTATAAGGAAGGTGACAAAACATATTCTGTATGTTCTTTAAAGGCTTCTTTAAAGGGAAGTTTTAAAGGTAAGTTTTATTTAGGACCGAAAGAGTATGAAAGATTAGGTGCTCTTGGAAAGAGTTATAAAGAGCTTGTTAACTTCGGTTGGTTTGGTGCATTCGGCAAATGGCTTTTTATTCTTTTAAAGTGGATTAATAAGTTTGTGGGAAACTGGGGATGGTCTATAGTTATTTTCACTATCCTTGTTAGAATTGTTCTCTTTCCCCTTAACTCTGCTGGACTTAAATCAGCTCAGAAGATGAAGGATTTACAGCCTAAGGTAAAGGCTATTCAGGAAAAGTATAAAAAATATGGAAATGATATGACAATGAAGGCAAAGATGAACCAGGAGTTGCAGGAGTTGTACAAGAAGGAGGGGGTAAATCCGTTAGGTGGTTGTCTTCCAATGCTTATTCAAATTCCAATCTTTTTTGCAATTTACTCTTTGCTTTTAAATATAATTGATTTGAGAATGGCCCCCTGGATAGGCTGGATAAAAGACCTTTCTGCCCATGATCCATATTTTGTATTGCCAATTGCAATGGGTGTAACCCAGTTGATTGTTCAGTTGTTAACCCCTGCAACTGGAGACAAAAACCAGCAGAGAATGATGTTAATTATGCCTATTGTTATTACCTTTGTTTTGATTTATGCACCGTCTGGTTTGTTGCTGTACTGGACAACAAACAATATATTCCAGATTTTTCAGCAATTAATTTTAAATAAGCAAATGAAAATGGCTGCTTGA
- the yidD gene encoding membrane protein insertion efficiency factor YidD: MKKILILIIRGYQKFISPLFPPTCRFTPTCSNYALQAVEKYGFFKGGWLALKRILKCHPFHPGGYDPLK; the protein is encoded by the coding sequence ATGAAAAAGATTTTAATTCTAATCATTAGAGGTTATCAAAAATTTATTTCTCCACTTTTTCCACCGACTTGCAGGTTTACCCCGACCTGTTCTAATTATGCTTTACAGGCGGTTGAGAAATATGGTTTTTTTAAAGGGGGTTGGCTTGCATTAAAAAGAATATTAAAGTGTCATCCGTTTCATCCCGGCGGATATGACCCACTAAAATAG